In one Magallana gigas chromosome 7, xbMagGiga1.1, whole genome shotgun sequence genomic region, the following are encoded:
- the LOC105325581 gene encoding histamine H2 receptor-like produces MATMLEWRNMTHIPYESLITTFFVVECAIIGPIVLGNLLIITSLLRFHRLRKRIYILIGNLAASDLLIGIVFIPYDLVFLSNLELARRKYFCLIRHSLCNMFLGASVMNLLAISFERYIAVLHPLKHAMICTWQTMSMVIVACWVLSISLASLPLLGWNQWEENLPCDIELIYTKAYKGLMFMFFASSLIVNFIMYVKVIRTAWKQFKNCDKPIQRPHERNRITSKSYKKTKIMMLLLGAFAVCWGPYLLVVIFDTLFLEDNIAIATLRKFLSVLGLVNSGLNWIIFGLKNADFRKAFTYLLRCGIGVTEDSLAYSSSNTPV; encoded by the coding sequence ATGGCCACGATGTTGGAGTGGAGGAACATGACACACATTCCGTACGAATCCTTGATCACCACTTTCTTTGTCGTGGAGTGTGCCATCATTGGACCCATAGTCCTAGGGAACCTGTTGATAATCACCAGTCTGCTTCGATTTCATCGTCTCCGGAAACGGATCTACATCCTGATAGGGAACTTGGCGGCGTCCGATCTCTTGATTGGCATAGTCTTTATTCCGTACGACCTCGTCTTCTTGTCCAACCTAGAACTCGCCCGACGgaagtatttttgtttgatcCGCCACTCTCTGTGCAACATGTTCCTTGGAGCCTCCGTTATGAATCTGTTGGCGATATCGTTCGAGCGATATATCGCCGTGTTGCACCCCCTTAAACATGCCATGATATGCACTTGGCAGACGATGTCGATGGTTATCGTGGCGTGCTGGGTTTTATCGATATCACTTGCCTCGCTTCCACTTCTTGGCTGGAACCAATGGGAAGAGAACCTTCCTTGTGACATTGAGCTGATTTATACAAAAGCTTACAAGGGTcttatgtttatgttttttgcCTCATCTCTTATTGTAAACTTTATCATGTATGTCAAAGTTATAAGAACAGCATGGAAACAGTTCAAGAATTGTGACAAACCGATTCAGCGACCACATGAAAGGAATCGAATTACGAGCAAGTCTTACAAGAAGACCAAAATCATGATGTTGTTACTGGGAGCCTTCGCCGTTTGCTGGGGCCCTTACCTGCTCGTCGTGATTTTTGACACCTTATTTCTGGAAGACAACATCGCTATAGCTACTCTCAGGAAGTTCCTGTCAGTACTGGGGCTGGTAAACTCCGGACTGAATTGGATTATATTCGGACTGAAAAACGCCGATTTCAGAAAAGCCTTCACTTATCTGCTCCGCTGTGGTATAGGAGTCACTGAAGACAGTTTAGCATACTCCAGCTCTAATACACCTGTTTAA
- the LOC105325580 gene encoding centrosomal protein 20, translating into MASTHELKDVIKETLENRGSLGQIKARIRAEVFSALDDQSEVKPPLSNENMIINELIREYLDFNKYKYSSSVLVAESGQPKSPLDRDFLTKELNIKEDYRSKSVPLLYSIISNHLRENRPSSPSRQRPHGAFLQQLESELDNEQEPFVVMGGKR; encoded by the exons ATGGCTTCGACTCATGAACTGAAAGATG TCATAAAAGAAACTTTGGAAAATCGTGGTTCACTTGGACAGATAAAGGCGAGGATCCGTGCTGAAGTGTTCAGTGCCTTAGATGACCAGAGTGAGGTGAAACCACCTCTGAGCaatgaaaatatgataatcAATGAACTCATCCGAGAGTACCTGGActtcaataaatataaatattcatcaTCAGTTTTGGTTGCAG AATCTGGACAGCCCAAATCACCATTAGACCGAGACTTTCTTACCAAAGAATTAAACATAAAGGAAGATTACAGATCAAAGTCTGT TCCTCTGTTGTACAGCATTATTTCTAACCACCTGAGAGAGAACCGCCCCTCCTCCCCGTCCCGACAGCGCCCCCACGGAGCCTTCCTCCAACAGCTGGAGAGTGAACTAG ATAATGAACAAGAACCCTTTGTTGTAATGGGTGGCAAGAGGTGA